The genomic region TTGGATTCCCTCGCCGTTCAACTCTACGCCGGCCAAGAGCTCGTCGCGGCTGCCGTGTTCGATGTAGCGATCCGGCAACCCCAGGTTCAAAATCGGCATCAGGCAGCGGTGGGCGGCAAGGCATTCGTTAACCGCGCTGCCTGCGCCGCCCATGATGGCGTTTTCTTCCACTGTCACCAAATATTCGTGATCCCGGGCCAGTGCCAGGACGAGTGCTTCGTCCAGCGGTTTGACGAAGCGCATGTTGGCAACCGTGGCATCCAGCGCTTCGGCCGCGTCCAAAGCCGGCGCCACCATCGAGCCGAAGGCCAACAAGGCGACTTTTTTTCCTTCGCGCCGGATTTCTCCCTTGCCGATGGGTAAAGTGGACAATTCCCGTTCCACCTTGATGCCGGGGCCGGTGCCGCGCGGATAACGCACCGTCGCCGGTCCGTTGTATTCGATGCCGGTGGTCAGCATTTGGCGGCATTCATTCTCGTCCGCAGGGGCCATCACCACCATGTTGGGAATGCAGCGGAGAAAGCTCAAGTCGAAGCTGCCGGCGTGGGTGGGGCCGTCGGGGCCCACCAGCCCGGCGCGGTCGATGGCAAACAACACCGGAAGGTTCTGCACCGCCACGTCGTGAATCAACTGATCGTATCCTCGTTGCAGGAAGGTGGAATAGATCGCCACCACCGGCTTGTATCCTTCGCAGGCCATGCCGGCGGCCACGGTGAGCGCATGCTGTTCGGCGATTCCCACGTCGAAATAGCGTTTGGGGAAGCGTTCGGAAAATTCCACCAAGCCGGAACCCTCGCGCATGGCCGGCGTAATTCCCACCAGTTTCGGTTCGCGTTCGGCGATGTCGCACAGCCACTGACCGAATACCTGGGTGTAGGTCATGCCTTTGGAAGGCGCTTTCTTCAAGGTTTCCTGGCTGGGGTCGAAAGGGCTCACCCCGTGATAGGCGACCGGATCGCGTTCTGCTGGCAGATATCCCTTGCCTTTTTTGGTGATCACGTGAAGGAATTGAGGCCCTTGGAGTCCTCGGATATTTCTGAGGGTGGCGATTAAATGTTCCAGATCGTGGCCGTCGATGGGGCCGATGTAGTTGAATCCCAATTCCTCGAACAAAGTCCCGGGCGCAACCATGCCCTTGACGTGTTCCTCGGCGCGGCGGGCCAGCTCCCACACTTCCGGCACCTGCTTGAGGATTTGCTTGCCGCCCTCGCGCACCGTGGTGTAAAGCTTGCTGGAGAGAATTTTGGAGAAGTAGTTGGTCATCGCCCCGACGTTGGGGGAGATGGACATTTCGTTGTCGTTGAGAATGACCAGCAGATTGGCGTCCAGGGTACCGGCATGGTTCAGCGCTTCAAATGCCATCCCGCCGGTCAATCCTCCATCGCCGATGATGGCCACCGCGTGTTGGTCGCGCTCGTCCATCGAGGCGGCGATCGCCATCCCCAAGGCGGCGGAGATGGAGGTGCTGGAATGGCCGACGCCGAAAGCGTCATAGGAACTCTCGGTGCGCTTGGGAAACGGCGACAGTCCGCCGTGCTTGCGGATGGTCCCAAGTTGGTCGCGGCGTCCGGTGAGGATTTTGTGGGGGTAAGCTTGATGGCCCACGTCCCAGACGAGGGGGTCATAAGGGGTTTGGAAAACGTAATGCAGGGCGATGGTCAGCTCCACCGTGCCCAGCCCGGCGGCCAGATGTCCCCCGGAACGGCTGACGCTTTCCAAGAGGTAATGCCGGAGCTCTTCGGCCAGCCTCTCCAATTCCTCCTCGTCCAGCTGACGCAGATCGTGGGGGGAATTGAGGCGGCTGAGGAAGGGATACTGTTTATGATCGATCATGGCGTCCGTACAAGTACTGGAAGTTGGCGCGAAACTAACGGAATGTTGCCATTATCCAACGCATGGATGAGGCATGCAAGCGATTTGATGCTCGCCATCCATGGCTCGCTCCCTCTGCGGGGCGCACCTTGTGCGTCCAAATCGGCTATCCTGCCGATTTGTGATGCTCGCCATCCATGGCTCGCCTTTTTTGCGGGTGTGCTTTGTACGCCCAAATCGGCGGTTATGTCGATCGTCAGAGCTGTTTCGAGTTTTTTTTGTGTTCCAAAGCCACTCCGAGAATTTCCAGCGCGATGGCGATCAGGACCATGACGATTCCGAACCATATTTCAGGCGCCAACCACATCAATAAAGCGCCGAGAAAGATCAAAATGGCGCCTAGGATACGCCGACGTAAGGGGTTTTTTAACATGCTAGATGACAGCCTGGAAAGAGGGTTTGTTATTGTAACTGGATTATGCGGTCGAGCCACCGGGTATGCTTGCAGTTTGGAGAGGATTTGGCGACCATAGCTTCGAAGCGAATCAGGAACTTGACAAAATATCGGGGAAACAATCATGAGTTCACATAATTCTACCGATTCCGAGGGAGTTAAAGAAGAGGCCCAGCCGGCTGCCGGCGAATCTAGCGAGAAAAAGGATAGAGCCCCAGAGGTTCCCCCTCTGCAGGAGGGTCAAAGTTCGATGGAGGACTTGCAGTCTTCGGTCCAAGAGGCGGTGGAGAGTGAAGCGTCCATTCGGGAAAAGGTGCGCCGTTTGACCGTGGAGGCTCTGGCCGAGGGTAAATTGGACGGAGGCCAAGTAAAGACCGTCGTCGAGACGGTAGTGAAGGGAGCCAGCGAGGGGATGGAAACCCATGGAGGGCGAGCGCGGCAGAGCCTGGAGGAAGCGCTCAAAGGGCTGGAAGACGGTCTGGTCAAGGCTGCCGAAGCGTCCAAACTCTCCCTAGAGGAGGCGGCTAGCCGCGCGGATGAGTTTACCGAGCGTGAAGTCAAACAGGCATTCGACCAGTTGGTGGAATTGGAAAAGCTTTATATCGATACCTTGGCCGATGTGGCCAAACGAGGGGGTGAGCAAAGCCGGGAAATCTTGACCGATTTGGTCCGGCATGCCCGCCACAGCGGCACCAGCGTGGGTGGGTATCTAACTCAGGTCATGGAAACTTTGCCGCGCAAGCTTCAGGAAGCCGGCCAGTGGGGGTTCAAGGCGGGCGTCGAAACCGCCCGATCCACCGGGGCTCAACTGGCGGCCATCGCCAGCGGATTTTTGGCAGGGATTGCCGACACTTTGGATCGGCAGTCCCAAAAAAAGCAGCAGGCCAAAAAACCTAAGCAAGATTAAGCTAAATGCTTTGGGAAGCGGTCAGTGCTGTCCATGATTTCGGTCGTCTGTATGATCTGGCCATCATTCTAATTCGGTACGGCTTCGCCGGATTTGTCCGTCGATTGGGACTCGCCCACGCCTTCGAGCAGGCGGGCAAGGCGCTGCATTGGAAGGCGGTCGAGGAAATCGTTCAACTGACCACGGCCCAGCGAATCCGCCGGGCGCTCGAGGAAATGGGGCCCACTTTCATTAAGCTGGGCCAGATTCTGGCGACCCGAGTGGATCTCTTTCCGGAAGACTGGATCGACGAGTTCGAAAGGCTTCAGGATCAAGTCCCCCCCATGGCTTATAAGCAATTGCGGCCGCAATTGGAGGAGGCCTTGGGGGCACCGGTGGATCGAGTGTTTGCCGCGTTCGAAACCGAGGCGCTGGCAGCCGCTTCCATTGCGCAAGTGCATCGGGCTCAACTGTTCAGCGGCGAGCAAGTGATCGTCAAGGTCCGCCGGCCGGAAATTGAAGATGTGGTGGAAGCCGATCTCAGGCTGCTCGAGCGCTTGGCCCGGATCGTTGAAAGCGAAGTGCGGGAGTTGCGCCGCTATCGGCCGTTGGAGATTGTCCACCAGTTCGCCGCTTCCTTGCGGCGGGAAATGGACTTGGAGAACGAGGCCCACAACGCCGAACGTATGGCGGCCAATTTCGCCCGCGACGAATCGATCGTGATCCCTAAAATGTATTGGGATTGCTGTTCCGAACGCATCAATGTTCAAGAGTTCATCGAAGGGATTCCCGCTCGCAGTCTACAGCGGGCGGAAGCCGCCGGTCTGAACCGCAAGATCCTCGCTCGGCGGGGCACCGATGCGGTGTTGAAGATGATTCTCATGGACGGCTTCTTTCATGCCGATCCCCACTTCGGTAATATCATTTTCATGCCCGGCAACCGGATGGCCTTCATTGATTTCGGCATGGTGGGCCGTTTGTCCGAGACGCGCCGGCATCAGATCGTCGACCTATTGGCCGCGGTGATCGATCGGGACGTACGCGGCGCCGCCAACGTGCTACTGGATTGGGCCAGCGACGCCCAAGTGGATATGGACGCCCTGTTGATCGATTTGGATATCTTCATCGATACCTATCATGGCTTGCCATTGAAGCAGCTTAAAATCGCTAATATCCTCGGTGATTTGACCGCTTTGATGCGTACTTATCATTTGGTATTACCGCCCGATTTGGCGCTTCTTTTCAAAGCGCTTTTGACTTTGGACGGCATGGGGCGGCAGGTGGATCCGGATTTCGATTTGATCGCTGCGGCGACTCCCCATGTGCGCAAAGCGTTGATGATGCGTTATCGGCCGGATATCGTGCTCAAGCGGGGATGGCGGACCGCCAGTGACGTGTTCGATATCCTCGCCGCTTTTCCTTACGATATGCGGCGCCTGATCAAGGCGCTCAAAAGTGGTAATCTCCGTTTTAACGTCGATCTCAACCAGCTCGGTTATTTCGGCTGGATCATCGATCGGGCCGCCAGTCGTCTGACGGTGGGGATGGTGACCTCTTCGCTCATCATCGGTTCGGCCATCGTGATGACCGTTTCCGGCGGGCCCACCTTGTGGGGTTTGCCCATGTTGGGGGTGTTGGGGTTCGCCGGTGCCGGCATCGGCGGTGTGTGGCTGCTGATTTCCATTTGGCGGGGCGGCCATCTTCCTCACGGAGAGGAGGAAGAATAAAAAACCCGGCCGAGGCCGGGTTTGGGAATCCAGGCATTGATTTGTCGTTCTTAGCTCTGCCGCGACGCGACTCAGCCCATCAGATTGAGCCCGAATACAACCGCGGCCAGAATCAGATAACAGATCACCGCCATGCTGGCATGGCCGACGATCAGTCCCTTCTGGACTTGGCCGGTTTTGTAGCGCCGGCTCGCCGCCAGGAAGCCCAAGATCACGATGACCACCACCAAGGCGATATTGACATAGACGCGCTTATCCCCCAGCAGCGCCGCGCCGACGGCCAAAGCCGCCCCGAAAACCGCCAAGCCGGCGTGGGTGAGAACGACGCGCCGGTCCACCGGATAGCCCCGGAACAGGTCCAGTGCGATGGTCAGGCCCAGCAGGGCCACCACTGTGAAAACGGCCAGAGATGCAGTTAAAAGAATCATAGCGAGGCCTCCAATAAAGGTTGATTTATGCGATTGTGGTTTGCATAGCCTTTTCAACTGCCGGCTTAAGAATGGATTTTATTATTCCTCTCCCATAAAACCCAGCAAATGCAACAGACTGGTGAACAAGTTGTATATGGCGACATACAGCGTGACGGTGGCTAAAATGTAATTGGTTTCGCCCCCGTGAATGATCTGGCTGGTTTCGAACAAAATCAAGCCCGCCATCAGCAGCACGAACATCGCCGATACGGCCAGGGCCAGCCCCGGCATTTGGAAGAAAATCGCCCCCAGCCCCGCCAGGAAACCGACCAGGATGCCGGCGAACAAGAATCCGCTCAAAAAGCTGAAATCCCGGCGCGAGGTCAGGGCGTAAGCGGACATTCCCAGGAAAATCACGCCGGTGCCTCCCAGCGCCGTCATCACGATTTGGTGGCCGTTGGGGATGAACTTTAAGTACATGCTCAGGATCGGTCCCAGGGTCATCCCCATGAAACCGGTCAGCAGGAAGACGAACAGCAGGCCCCAGGCGCTTTGGCTGAATTTTTGAGTTAAAAACAACAATCCGAAATACCCCACCAAGGTCACGATCATGCCTGGATGAGGTAGATTCAATACCATGGACAGGCCCGCGGTTGCGGCGCTGAACAGCAGGGTCATGGCCAATAGGGCATAGGTGTTGCGTAGGACCTTGTTGGTCGCGACAGCTCGGGTTTCGGCTTGGGATAAAACGCGTACTCGGCTCATATGAATTCAACCTCCGTTGGATGAGAATCTTCGATATTATCGTGGTTCGGAAAGGAAAGTCCAACCGTCTCCCGGTATGCTCAACAATCCTGGTTCATCAGGGTAAGCCGGAGAGAACGCGCTCTCCAGCTCTCAATGAGCGCTGGAATCGTCTAACGGCAGCGCCGCCTAGCAAAAAAGCTCGGTCGTCATGCGGAGGCGATCAGGCGGTCGCCCGTATGGACGTCGAACAAATGCAGTTTGTCGGGAGCCAGCCATAATTCGATGGGCTGGCTTTTATTTACTTGAATGGATGCGTCGAGTCGGGCGATCAAATAGAACTTGAAGCTTTGACCGATTTCCGGGAGCCGGGTTTCGTGCGGCGGGCGGCGGTCCACGCTTAAGGGTAAATGGACGAACAAATCGGCACCCAGCCACTCGACCAGCTCCACCGGGAGCCGGAAACTTGGACTCGATTTATCCCGGGGCGGCGTGCTTAAAAGATGCTCCGGTCGGATGCCGGCAATCACGGGGCCTTGAATCGGTGGTCGATGTTTCCGGAAGCAGTCGGGCAGTTCCAATTCGACCATCGGCAACTGGAGACGGCCATTTTCGATTGTTGCGGGCAGAAAGTTCATGGTGGGCGAACCGATGAATCCGGCAACGAAGCGGTTTGCCGGACGCTCGTAAAGATCTCTCGGGGTGCCGATTTGTTGTACTTCGCCCCGCTCCAAGACGGCGATCCGTTCGCCCAGGGTCATGGCCTCGGTTTGATCGTGGGTGACATATACCATGGTGGTGCCAAGCTGTTTCTGCAGGCGCGCGATTTCGGTGCGCATCTGGACGCGCAGCCTCGCGTCCAGGTTGGACAAGGGTTCGTCCAGCAGAAACGCTTCGGGATCTCGGACCATGGCCCGGCCCATGGCCACTCGTTGGCGTTGACCGCCGGACAGATTGGCCGGCTTGCGCTCGAGCAATTCGGTCAGCTCCAGAATGCGCGCTACCTCCTCCACCCGTCTTTCGATTTCCGCCTTCGATCGTTTCGCCATCTTCAGGGGAAACGCCATGTTCCGGCGCACCGTCATGTGAGGATAGATGGCGTAGCTTTGGAAGACCATGGCCATGTTGCGATCCTTGGGGTCGAGGTCGTTGATGCAGCGGCCGTTCAGTAAAAGTCTTCCCTCGGAGATCCGTTCCAAACCTACGATCATGTTCAGCAACGTGGATTTGCCGCACCCCGAGGGTCCCACCAGAATGAAAAATTCACCGTCCCGGATGGTGAAGCTGACATTTTTCACCGCCTCGGTGCCGTCGGCAAAGCGCTTGGTGATGCCTTCAAGTTGGATTTCCGCCATATCCGTATTTGGTTGATGTTTTATTTGATGAGGAGGCTGAGATCCGGTAAGTCCCCGCCGGGGCCGTTCGCAGCAGGGATGCTGCGATTCGAGCGTACACGGAGGTATTTACAGCGTGTCCCGGCGGGGACTTACCGGATCTTGAATGTGGAATGATGCAATATAACCCCATTTACCCTTTGATCGCTCCGGCGGTGAGGCCGGTGACGAGCCAGCGTTGAAAGATCAGGACCAGAAGGATGATGGGGGCGGTCACCACGACCGAGGCGGCGGCGATGGAACCGGTGGGCAGTTCGAACCGCGAGCTGCCGGTGAAAAAGGCGATGGCGACGGGGACCGTGCGCGCCTTGTTGGTCGATGTCAGGGAAATGGCGAACAAAAAGTCGTTCCAGGCGAAGATGAAAATCAAAAGCCCCGCCGCGACCGCGCCGGGGGCTGCAATGGGAGCGATTACATGCGTGAAAGCCTGGAGGCGGGTGGCTCCATCGATCCGCGCCGCTTTTTCCAGATCCCAAGGAACGTCGCGGAAAAATGCCGACAAAGTCCAAATCGACAGGGGGAGGGTGAAAGTCATATAAGGCAGCATGAGTCCCGGCCACGTATCGAAAAGGCCGATCGCTCGCCACATTTCGAACAGCGGTCCGATGATAGAAATAGGCGGAAACATGGCGATGGCCAGGGCGCCGGCGAGGACCACCCGTTTGCCCGGAAAGTCCAGCCGTACGATGGCATAGGCGGCCATCGCCCCGAGAACGACCGCCAGCAGCGTGGACAGGAACGCGATGCCCAGGGAGTTCCAGAGGGCATGCGGAAACTGGAGGTCTTGAAAGATGGCTCGATAATGCTCGAAGGTGATCGAGTTGGGGATAAAACGCCGATCATTCAGATCGGCGGGGGGCTTGAGGGAGAGCGACAAGATCCAGGCGACCGGAATCAGCGCGTAGACGATAACGATCAGGCTGCCGAAAATCCAAAATATCCGCTCCAGGGCGTTGGATTCGGAAGTCATTGGGAGTCCTCCCGGTGTATGAGCGGGGCTTTGAAGCCTTTGATAAAGCCGATGGCGATTAAACTGACGCCGGCGAAGATCAATACCGACACCGCCGAACCCAAGCCCAGATTGAGGCGCGCGATCAGGGTATGGTAGGCGACGATGGAAACCGTCTCCGTGCCGTGGGCGCCGCGGGTCTGGACGAACACGGTGTCGAAGATGCGGAAAGCGTCCAGGGTGCGAAACAGCAACGCCACCGCCACCGCC from Methylohalobius crimeensis 10Ki harbors:
- the dxs gene encoding 1-deoxy-D-xylulose-5-phosphate synthase, translating into MIDHKQYPFLSRLNSPHDLRQLDEEELERLAEELRHYLLESVSRSGGHLAAGLGTVELTIALHYVFQTPYDPLVWDVGHQAYPHKILTGRRDQLGTIRKHGGLSPFPKRTESSYDAFGVGHSSTSISAALGMAIAASMDERDQHAVAIIGDGGLTGGMAFEALNHAGTLDANLLVILNDNEMSISPNVGAMTNYFSKILSSKLYTTVREGGKQILKQVPEVWELARRAEEHVKGMVAPGTLFEELGFNYIGPIDGHDLEHLIATLRNIRGLQGPQFLHVITKKGKGYLPAERDPVAYHGVSPFDPSQETLKKAPSKGMTYTQVFGQWLCDIAEREPKLVGITPAMREGSGLVEFSERFPKRYFDVGIAEQHALTVAAGMACEGYKPVVAIYSTFLQRGYDQLIHDVAVQNLPVLFAIDRAGLVGPDGPTHAGSFDLSFLRCIPNMVVMAPADENECRQMLTTGIEYNGPATVRYPRGTGPGIKVERELSTLPIGKGEIRREGKKVALLAFGSMVAPALDAAEALDATVANMRFVKPLDEALVLALARDHEYLVTVEENAIMGGAGSAVNECLAAHRCLMPILNLGLPDRYIEHGSRDELLAGVELNGEGIQRNIERFLQKKNHLQVIA
- a CDS encoding DUF6781 family protein, coding for MEDLQSSVQEAVESEASIREKVRRLTVEALAEGKLDGGQVKTVVETVVKGASEGMETHGGRARQSLEEALKGLEDGLVKAAEASKLSLEEAASRADEFTEREVKQAFDQLVELEKLYIDTLADVAKRGGEQSREILTDLVRHARHSGTSVGGYLTQVMETLPRKLQEAGQWGFKAGVETARSTGAQLAAIASGFLAGIADTLDRQSQKKQQAKKPKQD
- a CDS encoding ABC1 kinase family protein, which translates into the protein MLWEAVSAVHDFGRLYDLAIILIRYGFAGFVRRLGLAHAFEQAGKALHWKAVEEIVQLTTAQRIRRALEEMGPTFIKLGQILATRVDLFPEDWIDEFERLQDQVPPMAYKQLRPQLEEALGAPVDRVFAAFETEALAAASIAQVHRAQLFSGEQVIVKVRRPEIEDVVEADLRLLERLARIVESEVRELRRYRPLEIVHQFAASLRREMDLENEAHNAERMAANFARDESIVIPKMYWDCCSERINVQEFIEGIPARSLQRAEAAGLNRKILARRGTDAVLKMILMDGFFHADPHFGNIIFMPGNRMAFIDFGMVGRLSETRRHQIVDLLAAVIDRDVRGAANVLLDWASDAQVDMDALLIDLDIFIDTYHGLPLKQLKIANILGDLTALMRTYHLVLPPDLALLFKALLTLDGMGRQVDPDFDLIAAATPHVRKALMMRYRPDIVLKRGWRTASDVFDILAAFPYDMRRLIKALKSGNLRFNVDLNQLGYFGWIIDRAASRLTVGMVTSSLIIGSAIVMTVSGGPTLWGLPMLGVLGFAGAGIGGVWLLISIWRGGHLPHGEEEE
- a CDS encoding Bax inhibitor-1/YccA family protein — encoded protein: MSRVRVLSQAETRAVATNKVLRNTYALLAMTLLFSAATAGLSMVLNLPHPGMIVTLVGYFGLLFLTQKFSQSAWGLLFVFLLTGFMGMTLGPILSMYLKFIPNGHQIVMTALGGTGVIFLGMSAYALTSRRDFSFLSGFLFAGILVGFLAGLGAIFFQMPGLALAVSAMFVLLMAGLILFETSQIIHGGETNYILATVTLYVAIYNLFTSLLHLLGFMGEE
- a CDS encoding ABC transporter ATP-binding protein, with the translated sequence MAEIQLEGITKRFADGTEAVKNVSFTIRDGEFFILVGPSGCGKSTLLNMIVGLERISEGRLLLNGRCINDLDPKDRNMAMVFQSYAIYPHMTVRRNMAFPLKMAKRSKAEIERRVEEVARILELTELLERKPANLSGGQRQRVAMGRAMVRDPEAFLLDEPLSNLDARLRVQMRTEIARLQKQLGTTMVYVTHDQTEAMTLGERIAVLERGEVQQIGTPRDLYERPANRFVAGFIGSPTMNFLPATIENGRLQLPMVELELPDCFRKHRPPIQGPVIAGIRPEHLLSTPPRDKSSPSFRLPVELVEWLGADLFVHLPLSVDRRPPHETRLPEIGQSFKFYLIARLDASIQVNKSQPIELWLAPDKLHLFDVHTGDRLIASA
- a CDS encoding carbohydrate ABC transporter permease, encoding MTSESNALERIFWIFGSLIVIVYALIPVAWILSLSLKPPADLNDRRFIPNSITFEHYRAIFQDLQFPHALWNSLGIAFLSTLLAVVLGAMAAYAIVRLDFPGKRVVLAGALAIAMFPPISIIGPLFEMWRAIGLFDTWPGLMLPYMTFTLPLSIWTLSAFFRDVPWDLEKAARIDGATRLQAFTHVIAPIAAPGAVAAGLLIFIFAWNDFLFAISLTSTNKARTVPVAIAFFTGSSRFELPTGSIAAASVVVTAPIILLVLIFQRWLVTGLTAGAIKG